The following coding sequences are from one Salvia hispanica cultivar TCC Black 2014 chromosome 3, UniMelb_Shisp_WGS_1.0, whole genome shotgun sequence window:
- the LOC125209802 gene encoding protein MAIN-LIKE 1-like codes for METSSSSGQLLYGPEDLSVLYLQREHISNKLLNDGTTYLFKVKVRQTESKILDTDIHDNVRYWLDIFGFKCVMDCGKSMKVDNEIITALLERWRSETHTFHLPIGEATVTLEDMQAI; via the coding sequence ATGGAAACTTCAAGTTCTAGCGGACAGTTATTATATGGACCCGAAGATCTGTCAGTGCTATATCTTCAGAGAGAACACATTTCAAATAAACTACTCAATGATGGCACAACATATCTTTTCAAAGTGAAAGTTCGACAGACGGAAAGTAAGATTTTGGATACGGATATTCATGACAATGTGAGGTATTGGCTTGACATATTTGGTTTCAAATGCGTGATGGATTGTGGGAAGTCGATGAAGGTCGACAATGAGATTATCACGGCTTTGCTTGAGCGTTGGAGGTCGGAAACGCACACTTTCCATCTACCGATTGGAGAGGCGACAGTGACTTTAGAAGATATGCAAGCCATTTGA